One Corynebacterium yudongzhengii DNA window includes the following coding sequences:
- a CDS encoding HRDC domain-containing protein, producing the protein MTDYLFIDDPADFPAAARRLTEGYGPLAVDTERAGGFRYDDRAFLVQLYRRGIPPIVVDPEGHREAFTVAFADVLEDLDWVMHAAHTDLPALQMLRVWPRRLFDTELAGRLLGLEKVNLSAMVGAFLGIDLPKGHGAEDFSQRPLPRALLDYAADDVIYLPDLVDTLAELLAASGKTTIAQQEFAHLLTFSPQPERWDTVRGAATLTAPEQRVVLEHLWHERDRIARAKDRAPTRVLATKTLVDMARRQPRTQSELRRIAGAQRLRRGHRKFWLEHVSEALSTDRALWPPRPQHADVPSKSAWKSTHPGSWEVVTALREDVAELAADIEVESTRLLKPSLLREVVWQVVEKHSLHPTSLRDYLLRRGARPWQVELVAPLLTARLS; encoded by the coding sequence GTGACCGACTACCTCTTTATCGACGACCCCGCCGACTTTCCCGCCGCCGCCCGCCGACTGACCGAGGGCTATGGGCCCCTCGCCGTCGATACGGAGCGCGCCGGCGGTTTTCGTTACGACGATCGCGCGTTCCTCGTCCAGCTCTACCGGCGCGGTATCCCGCCTATCGTCGTCGACCCGGAGGGTCACCGCGAGGCCTTCACCGTCGCCTTCGCGGACGTGCTCGAGGACCTCGATTGGGTGATGCACGCCGCGCACACCGACCTGCCCGCCCTGCAGATGCTGCGGGTGTGGCCGCGGCGGCTGTTCGATACCGAACTGGCCGGCCGCTTACTCGGCTTAGAGAAGGTGAACCTCTCGGCGATGGTGGGTGCCTTTCTCGGTATCGACCTGCCCAAAGGCCACGGCGCCGAGGACTTCTCGCAACGCCCGCTGCCGAGAGCACTTCTCGACTACGCCGCCGACGACGTTATTTATCTGCCGGATCTCGTCGACACCCTCGCCGAGCTCCTTGCCGCCTCTGGCAAGACCACCATCGCCCAGCAGGAGTTCGCTCACCTGCTCACCTTCTCCCCGCAACCGGAGCGCTGGGATACCGTGCGCGGGGCGGCGACGCTGACCGCGCCCGAGCAGCGCGTCGTGCTCGAGCACCTCTGGCACGAACGCGACCGCATCGCGCGCGCTAAAGACCGCGCGCCCACCCGCGTGCTGGCTACGAAGACGCTCGTCGATATGGCCCGCCGCCAGCCGCGCACCCAGTCGGAGCTGCGCCGCATCGCCGGGGCTCAGCGCCTGCGCCGCGGTCACCGGAAGTTCTGGTTGGAACACGTGAGCGAGGCCTTAAGCACCGACCGGGCGCTGTGGCCGCCGCGGCCGCAACACGCAGACGTGCCCTCGAAATCGGCGTGGAAATCGACCCACCCTGGCTCCTGGGAGGTGGTCACCGCCCTGCGCGAGGATGTCGCCGAGCTGGCGGCAGACATCGAGGTCGAAAGCACCCGGCTGCTGAAGCCTTCGTTGCTGCGGGAGGTGGTGTGGCAGGTCGTCGAGAAGCACTCCCTGCACCCCACAAGCCTGCGCGACTACCTGCTGCGCCGGGGCGCGCGGCCGTGGCAGGTCGAGCTCGTGGCTCCCCTACTCACCGCGCGGCTGAGCTAG
- the hemQ gene encoding hydrogen peroxide-dependent heme synthase gives MAEKLDYAKLNSMQRYTQWVTFRALPGVLDSDRSELVADTEKFFASLADEGLVEVRGLYDISGIHAEADVMIWWHAEEFEQLQDALARFRRETRLGQALEIFWIGNGLHRPAEFNKSHLPSFIMGEKPSDWITVYPFVRSYDWYLLDPAERRKILADHGKAGREYPDVRANTVPAFALGDYEWLLAFEGPSLDRIVDLMHTMRYTEARRHVREEIPFFSGRRVDAATLVNALP, from the coding sequence GTGGCCGAGAAACTGGACTACGCCAAGCTCAACAGCATGCAGCGCTACACGCAGTGGGTGACCTTCCGGGCGCTTCCGGGCGTGCTGGACAGTGACCGCTCCGAGCTGGTGGCGGATACCGAGAAGTTCTTCGCCTCCCTGGCCGACGAGGGTCTGGTGGAAGTGCGTGGCCTCTACGACATCTCCGGCATCCATGCGGAGGCCGACGTGATGATCTGGTGGCACGCCGAAGAATTCGAACAGCTCCAAGACGCGCTGGCGCGCTTCCGCCGCGAGACCCGACTGGGCCAGGCGCTGGAGATCTTCTGGATCGGCAACGGCCTGCACCGCCCGGCGGAGTTCAACAAGTCCCACCTGCCGAGCTTCATCATGGGCGAGAAGCCCTCCGACTGGATCACGGTGTACCCGTTCGTGCGCTCTTATGACTGGTACCTGCTGGATCCGGCGGAGCGGCGCAAGATCCTCGCCGATCACGGCAAGGCCGGCCGCGAATACCCGGATGTGCGCGCCAACACCGTGCCGGCGTTCGCCCTCGGCGACTATGAGTGGCTGCTCGCCTTCGAGGGGCCGTCGCTGGACCGTATCGTCGATCTCATGCACACCATGCGCTACACCGAGGCCCGCCGGCACGTGCGCGAGGAGATCCCCTTCTTCAGCGGCCGCCGCGTCGACGCCGCCACCCTGGTCAACGCGCTGCCCTAA
- the dxs gene encoding 1-deoxy-D-xylulose-5-phosphate synthase: MGIFSELHSPADVKALDDSQLAELADEIREVLVEKVSATGGHLGPNLGVVELTLALHRVFESPHDPFIFDTSHQSYVHKMLTGRLDRFDTLRQKGGLSGYTSRAESEHDWTESSHASSSLSYADGLAKGLQLNGLESRNVVAVVGDGALTGGMCWEALNNIAEANRNVVIVVNDNGRSYSPTIGGFAKNLSTIRMQHGYDELMEHGKRRLQQLGWVGRRAFEALAAFKEGVKSQLIPTEMFADLGLKYVGPISGHDLSALIEAFEYAQDYDGPIIVHAVTEKGHGFAPAVNNLADQMHSTGSIDPVTGTPKKSSKPGWTKVFSDELVDLGHRRDDIVAITAAMAGPTGLQAFADEFPRRFFDVGIAEAHALTSAAGLALSGRHPVVALYSTFLNRGFDQLLMDVGLLKLPVTLVLDRSGVTGTDGASHNGVWDLAIASIVPGIKIAAPRDGERLRQQFAEAVEITDGPSVVRFPKGELPETIDAEMTTADGVDILSYGEGATSVLFISVGAMAPDALAAAEALADKDIAVTVVDPQWVFPVADSLIEMARDHDLVVVAEDGIIRGGIGSAVGEALAAAGVDKPLRQLAFPHFFPLHASRSELLHDVHLDAESMRERIENWVGELAQPRGE, translated from the coding sequence ATGGGTATTTTCAGCGAGCTGCACTCGCCCGCAGACGTCAAGGCGCTGGATGATTCCCAGCTCGCGGAACTCGCCGACGAGATCCGCGAGGTGCTCGTGGAGAAGGTCTCCGCGACCGGCGGGCACTTGGGCCCGAATCTGGGCGTGGTGGAGCTGACTCTCGCGCTGCACCGGGTGTTCGAGTCCCCGCATGATCCTTTCATCTTCGATACCTCGCACCAGTCTTATGTGCACAAGATGCTCACGGGGCGCCTCGACCGCTTCGACACCCTGCGCCAGAAGGGCGGGCTGTCCGGGTATACCTCGCGCGCCGAGTCGGAGCACGACTGGACGGAGTCCTCGCACGCCTCGTCCTCGCTGTCCTATGCCGACGGCCTGGCCAAGGGCCTGCAACTGAACGGGTTGGAATCGCGCAACGTCGTCGCGGTGGTGGGCGACGGGGCGCTCACCGGCGGCATGTGCTGGGAGGCGCTCAACAACATCGCGGAGGCCAACCGCAACGTCGTGATCGTCGTCAACGACAACGGCCGTTCTTATTCGCCGACGATCGGCGGGTTCGCCAAGAACTTATCCACGATCCGCATGCAGCACGGCTACGACGAGCTCATGGAGCACGGCAAGCGCCGCCTGCAGCAACTCGGCTGGGTCGGCCGGCGCGCCTTCGAAGCGCTCGCGGCCTTCAAGGAGGGCGTGAAATCCCAGCTCATCCCCACCGAGATGTTCGCCGACTTGGGGCTAAAATACGTCGGCCCCATCTCCGGGCACGATCTTTCGGCGCTCATCGAGGCCTTCGAATACGCCCAGGATTATGACGGGCCCATCATCGTCCACGCCGTCACCGAAAAGGGCCACGGCTTCGCCCCGGCGGTGAACAACCTGGCCGACCAGATGCACTCCACCGGCTCCATCGACCCGGTGACCGGCACCCCAAAGAAGTCCTCGAAACCCGGCTGGACCAAGGTATTTTCCGACGAACTCGTGGACTTAGGCCACCGCCGCGACGACATCGTTGCCATCACCGCCGCCATGGCCGGACCGACCGGCCTGCAGGCTTTCGCAGACGAGTTCCCCCGCCGGTTTTTCGACGTCGGCATCGCCGAGGCCCACGCTCTGACCTCCGCGGCCGGCCTGGCGCTCAGCGGCCGGCATCCGGTGGTCGCCCTGTACTCGACGTTCCTCAACCGCGGCTTCGATCAGCTGCTCATGGACGTCGGTCTTTTGAAGCTGCCCGTCACCCTCGTGCTGGACCGCTCAGGCGTGACCGGCACCGACGGCGCCAGCCACAACGGCGTGTGGGACCTGGCGATCGCCTCGATAGTCCCAGGTATTAAGATCGCCGCCCCGCGCGATGGCGAGCGCCTGCGTCAGCAGTTCGCCGAAGCCGTCGAGATCACCGACGGCCCGAGCGTGGTGCGCTTTCCCAAAGGCGAGCTGCCCGAGACCATCGACGCCGAAATGACCACGGCCGATGGCGTCGACATCCTAAGCTACGGCGAGGGCGCCACCAGCGTGCTATTCATCTCTGTCGGCGCGATGGCCCCCGATGCGCTCGCCGCCGCCGAGGCGCTGGCTGATAAGGACATCGCCGTTACCGTCGTCGACCCGCAGTGGGTCTTCCCCGTGGCCGACTCCCTCATCGAGATGGCGCGCGATCATGACCTCGTGGTCGTCGCCGAGGACGGCATCATCCGCGGCGGCATCGGCTCCGCGGTGGGGGAGGCTCTGGCGGCGGCGGGCGTCGATAAGCCCCTGCGCCAGCTGGCCTTCCCGCACTTCTTCCCGCTGCACGCCTCCCGCAGCGAGCTCCTCCACGACGTTCACCTCGACGCCGAGTCCATGCGCGAGCGCATCGAGAACTGGGTCGGCGAGCTAGCTCAGCCGCGCGGTGAGTAG
- the msrB gene encoding peptide-methionine (R)-S-oxide reductase MsrB, translating to MTDFNLIADAEWRKRLSPEEYHVLRQGGTEPPGIGKYTNTTTEGVYSCRACGTELFRSTEKFESHCGWPSFFSPADSGKVIERQDTSLGMVRTEVLCANCGSHLGHVFAGEGYDTPTDLRYCINSICLDLDERPLE from the coding sequence ATGACTGACTTCAACCTCATCGCTGACGCCGAGTGGCGTAAGCGTTTATCTCCGGAGGAATACCACGTACTGCGCCAGGGCGGCACGGAGCCGCCGGGCATCGGTAAGTACACCAACACCACCACCGAGGGGGTGTACTCCTGCCGCGCCTGCGGGACCGAGCTGTTTCGGTCCACGGAGAAGTTCGAGTCCCACTGCGGGTGGCCGTCGTTCTTCTCCCCGGCAGACAGCGGCAAGGTCATCGAGCGACAGGACACCTCGCTGGGCATGGTGCGCACCGAGGTGCTGTGCGCGAACTGCGGGTCGCACTTAGGCCACGTCTTCGCCGGCGAGGGCTATGACACGCCGACCGATTTGCGCTACTGCATCAACTCGATCTGCCTCGACCTCGACGAGCGCCCGCTGGAGTAG
- a CDS encoding DUF3000 domain-containing protein, giving the protein MSTSESLPTTPAEFTRAVESMHAAELREELTLGTIRPPQRLAPFSHAVGLEVEHDVDPEAIPTDSSGDAFGRLILLHDPGADDAWDGSMRLVAYIQADMDDEVASDPLLPDVAWQWLTEGLADKGTEHSNLGGTVTSTASVRFGEIGGPPRAHQLEMRASWTAQGTDLSHHVEAFADVLANVAGLPPVGVTELGR; this is encoded by the coding sequence GTGAGCACCTCCGAATCCCTGCCGACGACTCCGGCCGAGTTCACCCGCGCCGTCGAGTCGATGCACGCCGCCGAGCTTCGCGAAGAGTTAACCCTCGGCACCATCCGCCCACCCCAGCGCCTGGCGCCTTTTAGCCATGCCGTGGGTCTGGAGGTAGAGCACGACGTTGACCCGGAGGCCATCCCGACCGATTCTTCCGGCGACGCCTTCGGCCGCCTCATCCTCCTCCACGACCCGGGTGCCGACGACGCCTGGGACGGCTCCATGCGCCTGGTCGCCTACATCCAGGCCGACATGGACGACGAGGTCGCCTCCGACCCCCTGCTTCCCGACGTCGCGTGGCAGTGGCTCACCGAGGGTCTCGCCGATAAGGGCACCGAGCACAGCAACCTCGGCGGCACGGTCACCTCGACGGCATCGGTACGCTTCGGCGAGATCGGGGGCCCGCCGCGCGCCCACCAGCTGGAGATGCGCGCCTCCTGGACCGCCCAGGGCACAGATCTCTCCCACCACGTCGAGGCTTTCGCCGACGTTTTGGCCAACGTCGCCGGCCTTCCCCCGGTCGGCGTGACCGAGCTCGGCCGTTAA
- a CDS encoding glycosyltransferase family 87 protein yields the protein MDTPVDRLFAARAPLSGPWLKDRTGTHGNALLNAIAWPLSVLLVLYTVFVLAVNGAVTDDFTTVYSAVRRFLDGAPVYDEVYHYVDPHYLYNPGATLLLTPMGLSEHFALSRMVFIIVNAAAIVAALVALVRAFGHRLSSALLPVAIAVAFSTEAVRNTLIFTNINGILLLVFVGFLLTWLAGYRWVAGLLLGVAIVIKPMFLPLLFLPLVRLDVRTIGAAVAVPVVTNLLAWPLMADAWAYVDKVMPYLSITRDYANASLPGLAVYFDLPTPLYVLAWGAMAVLCGVGTLALLPWRRSDELLWATTTSALLLTGVFLLSSLGQQYYSLMLFPFMFTVLLRVSALHSMPAWIALVLVLAPLSFTTNYAPVAGRWIGTFIATAGWALLITVICVTALAWLKHSGIIGRRHMFTRVGPEERGNHD from the coding sequence GTGGATACACCTGTCGATCGTCTCTTCGCTGCCCGCGCGCCACTGAGCGGACCGTGGCTTAAAGACCGCACCGGCACTCACGGAAACGCCCTGCTCAACGCCATCGCCTGGCCGTTGTCCGTGCTGCTGGTGCTGTATACGGTGTTCGTGCTCGCGGTCAATGGGGCAGTCACAGACGACTTCACGACGGTCTATAGCGCCGTGCGCCGCTTCCTCGACGGCGCGCCGGTCTACGACGAGGTCTATCACTACGTCGACCCTCACTACCTCTACAACCCGGGTGCCACTCTCCTGCTAACCCCGATGGGGCTCTCGGAGCACTTCGCGCTATCGCGGATGGTGTTCATCATCGTCAACGCGGCGGCGATCGTCGCCGCGCTCGTCGCCTTGGTGCGCGCCTTCGGCCACCGGTTGAGCTCCGCGCTCTTGCCGGTCGCGATCGCTGTGGCCTTTTCCACCGAGGCGGTGCGCAACACGCTGATCTTCACCAACATCAACGGCATCCTGCTGCTGGTGTTCGTGGGCTTTCTGCTCACGTGGCTGGCGGGCTATCGCTGGGTGGCGGGTCTGCTGCTGGGCGTGGCGATCGTCATCAAACCCATGTTCTTGCCGCTGTTGTTTTTGCCGCTGGTCCGGCTGGATGTGCGCACCATCGGTGCGGCCGTCGCGGTGCCGGTGGTAACGAACCTCCTGGCGTGGCCGCTGATGGCGGATGCGTGGGCGTATGTCGATAAGGTGATGCCTTATCTCTCGATCACGCGGGATTATGCCAACGCCTCGCTGCCGGGGCTGGCGGTCTACTTCGATCTCCCCACGCCGCTCTACGTCTTGGCGTGGGGAGCGATGGCGGTGCTGTGCGGCGTCGGTACGCTGGCGCTGCTGCCGTGGCGGCGTAGCGACGAGCTGCTCTGGGCCACCACCACCTCCGCCCTGCTGCTCACCGGCGTGTTCCTGCTGTCCTCTCTGGGCCAGCAGTACTACTCCCTCATGCTCTTCCCGTTCATGTTCACCGTCCTCCTGCGCGTCTCCGCGCTGCATAGCATGCCGGCATGGATCGCGCTGGTGCTCGTGCTGGCCCCGCTGAGCTTCACTACCAACTACGCGCCGGTGGCCGGCCGGTGGATCGGCACGTTCATCGCCACCGCTGGCTGGGCGCTGCTCATCACCGTCATCTGCGTCACCGCACTGGCGTGGCTTAAGCACTCGGGAATTATCGGCCGCCGGCACATGTTTACGCGGGTAGGGCCCGAAGAAAGGGGAAATCATGACTGA